The Vigna unguiculata cultivar IT97K-499-35 chromosome 6, ASM411807v1, whole genome shotgun sequence genome contains a region encoding:
- the LOC114186572 gene encoding serine carboxypeptidase-like 11 isoform X3 codes for MSEYEYGSLKMAKLSSSCSTGYVLAHYRIPLPLLLLSQFFFQLSWCGSTVKFLPGFEGPLPFVLETGYVGVGESEDVQAFYYFIESENSPKDDPLMLWLTGGPGCSALSGLVFEIGPLGFKHEEYNGSLPNLFLRPHSWTKVSSIIFVDLPVSTGFTYATTKSATQRSDSTLVLQVHQFLRKWLIDHPNFLTNEVYIGGDSYSGIPVPAVVQEISRGNQKGVQPWINLQGYLLGNALTTRREENYQIPFSHGMALISDELYEAISGISDTYILEPKCEWLDTDTSQRISLIKKYPANKLSDTHLNLPPLSCGTYVYFLCGFWANDDNVRSALHIRKGSIGKWRRCTLDIPHDMDIPESYGYHVNLSRKGYRSLIYSGDHDMKIAFLATQAWIRSLNYSIVDDWRQWYTDGQVAGYTRTYSNRMTFATVKGGSHIAPESNPKECFAMFSRWLSKRPL; via the exons ATGTCAGAGTATGAGTATG GGTCACTGAAAATGGCAAAGCTTAGTTCAAGTTGCAGCACTGGTTATGTTTTGGCTCATTACAGGATTCCACTTCCCCTTCTTCTCTTATCACAATTCTTCTTTCAACTTTCATGGTGTGGCTCCACAGTTAAGTTCCTTCCTGGATTCGAGGGACCTCTTCCTTTTGTTCTTGAAACCGG ATATGTGGGAGTGGGTGAATCAGAGGATGTGCAGGCATTCTACTACTTCATTGAGTCAGAGAACAGTCCAAAGGACGATCCTCTCATGCTTTGGCTCACTGGTGGCCCTGGTTGTTCAGCCCTCTCTGGTCTTGTCTTTGAAATAG GTCCACTTGGTTTTAAACATGAAGAGTATAATGGAAGCCTCCCAAATTTGTTCTTGAGGCCACACTCATGGACAAAG GTTAGTAGCATTATATTTGTAGACTTGCCTGTTTCTACAGGCTTCACTTATGCCACCACAAAATCGGCTACTCAACGAAGTGATTCCACACTAGTTCTCCAAGTCCATCAATTTCTTAGGAAG tggttGATTGATCATCCAAATTTTTTGACAAATGAAGTTTACATTGGTGGCGATTCATATTCTGGAATTCCTGTTCCAGCAGTGGTTCAAGAAATTTCCCGAG GAAATCAGAAAGGCGTTCAACCATGGATAAATCTCCAG GGTTACCTGCTAGGGAATGCACTAACAACTCGAAGAGAAGAGAACTATCAAATTCCCTTTTCTCACGGAATGGCACTTATATCTGATGAACTATACGAG GCTATATCAGGAATTTCAGACACGTATATTTTGGAGCCAAAGTGCGAATGGCTTGATACGGACACATCTCAGAGGATAtcactaattaagaaatatccCGCCAACAAGCTCTCAGATACTCATCTCAATTTGCCACCCTTAAGCTGTGGA ACTTATGTATACTTCCTCTGCGGTTTTTGGGCCAATGATGACAATGTTCGCAGTGCACTGCATATCCGCAAG GGAAGTATAGGAAAATGGCGTCGGTGTACCTTGGATATACCTCACGATATGGATATTCCAGAAAGCTATGGGTATCATGTAAACCTTAGTAGAAAAGGTTATCGTTCACTGATATACAG TGGCGACCATGACATGAAAATAGCTTTCTTGGCAACTCAGGCATGGATAAGATCTTTGAACTACTCCATCGTAGATGATTGGAGGCAATGGTATACAGATGGCCAAGTTGCAGG ATACACAAGAACTTACTCCAATCGTATGACATTTGCAACTGTGAAG GGTGGAAGCCACATAGCTCCAGAGTCCAATCCTAAAGAATGCTTTGCTATGTTCAGTAGATGGTTATCTAAGAGGCCTTTGTAG
- the LOC114186572 gene encoding serine carboxypeptidase-like 11 isoform X1, which produces MSEYEYGSLKMAKLSSSCSTGYVLAHYRIPLPLLLLSQFFFQLSWCGSTVKFLPGFEGPLPFVLETGYVGVGESEDVQAFYYFIESENSPKDDPLMLWLTGGPGCSALSGLVFEIGPLGFKHEEYNGSLPNLFLRPHSWTKVSSIIFVDLPVSTGFTYATTKSATQRSDSTLVLQVHQFLRKWLIDHPNFLTNEVYIGGDSYSGIPVPAVVQEISRGNQKGVQPWINLQGYLLGNALTTRREENYQIPFSHGMALISDELYESLQKHCKEEYINVDTRNALCSRDMASFDAAISGISDTYILEPKCEWLDTDTSQRISLIKKYPANKLSDTHLNLPPLSCGTYVYFLCGFWANDDNVRSALHIRKGSIGKWRRCTLDIPHDMDIPESYGYHVNLSRKGYRSLIYSGDHDMKIAFLATQAWIRSLNYSIVDDWRQWYTDGQVAGYTRTYSNRMTFATVKGGSHIAPESNPKECFAMFSRWLSKRPL; this is translated from the exons ATGTCAGAGTATGAGTATG GGTCACTGAAAATGGCAAAGCTTAGTTCAAGTTGCAGCACTGGTTATGTTTTGGCTCATTACAGGATTCCACTTCCCCTTCTTCTCTTATCACAATTCTTCTTTCAACTTTCATGGTGTGGCTCCACAGTTAAGTTCCTTCCTGGATTCGAGGGACCTCTTCCTTTTGTTCTTGAAACCGG ATATGTGGGAGTGGGTGAATCAGAGGATGTGCAGGCATTCTACTACTTCATTGAGTCAGAGAACAGTCCAAAGGACGATCCTCTCATGCTTTGGCTCACTGGTGGCCCTGGTTGTTCAGCCCTCTCTGGTCTTGTCTTTGAAATAG GTCCACTTGGTTTTAAACATGAAGAGTATAATGGAAGCCTCCCAAATTTGTTCTTGAGGCCACACTCATGGACAAAG GTTAGTAGCATTATATTTGTAGACTTGCCTGTTTCTACAGGCTTCACTTATGCCACCACAAAATCGGCTACTCAACGAAGTGATTCCACACTAGTTCTCCAAGTCCATCAATTTCTTAGGAAG tggttGATTGATCATCCAAATTTTTTGACAAATGAAGTTTACATTGGTGGCGATTCATATTCTGGAATTCCTGTTCCAGCAGTGGTTCAAGAAATTTCCCGAG GAAATCAGAAAGGCGTTCAACCATGGATAAATCTCCAG GGTTACCTGCTAGGGAATGCACTAACAACTCGAAGAGAAGAGAACTATCAAATTCCCTTTTCTCACGGAATGGCACTTATATCTGATGAACTATACGAG TCACTGCAAAAACATTGTAAAGAAGAGTACATAAATGTAGACACCAGAAATGCATTATGTTCCAGAGATATGGCGTCATTTGACGCG GCTATATCAGGAATTTCAGACACGTATATTTTGGAGCCAAAGTGCGAATGGCTTGATACGGACACATCTCAGAGGATAtcactaattaagaaatatccCGCCAACAAGCTCTCAGATACTCATCTCAATTTGCCACCCTTAAGCTGTGGA ACTTATGTATACTTCCTCTGCGGTTTTTGGGCCAATGATGACAATGTTCGCAGTGCACTGCATATCCGCAAG GGAAGTATAGGAAAATGGCGTCGGTGTACCTTGGATATACCTCACGATATGGATATTCCAGAAAGCTATGGGTATCATGTAAACCTTAGTAGAAAAGGTTATCGTTCACTGATATACAG TGGCGACCATGACATGAAAATAGCTTTCTTGGCAACTCAGGCATGGATAAGATCTTTGAACTACTCCATCGTAGATGATTGGAGGCAATGGTATACAGATGGCCAAGTTGCAGG ATACACAAGAACTTACTCCAATCGTATGACATTTGCAACTGTGAAG GGTGGAAGCCACATAGCTCCAGAGTCCAATCCTAAAGAATGCTTTGCTATGTTCAGTAGATGGTTATCTAAGAGGCCTTTGTAG
- the LOC114186572 gene encoding serine carboxypeptidase-like 11 isoform X2, which translates to MAKLSSSCSTGYVLAHYRIPLPLLLLSQFFFQLSWCGSTVKFLPGFEGPLPFVLETGYVGVGESEDVQAFYYFIESENSPKDDPLMLWLTGGPGCSALSGLVFEIGPLGFKHEEYNGSLPNLFLRPHSWTKVSSIIFVDLPVSTGFTYATTKSATQRSDSTLVLQVHQFLRKWLIDHPNFLTNEVYIGGDSYSGIPVPAVVQEISRGNQKGVQPWINLQGYLLGNALTTRREENYQIPFSHGMALISDELYESLQKHCKEEYINVDTRNALCSRDMASFDAAISGISDTYILEPKCEWLDTDTSQRISLIKKYPANKLSDTHLNLPPLSCGTYVYFLCGFWANDDNVRSALHIRKGSIGKWRRCTLDIPHDMDIPESYGYHVNLSRKGYRSLIYSGDHDMKIAFLATQAWIRSLNYSIVDDWRQWYTDGQVAGYTRTYSNRMTFATVKGGSHIAPESNPKECFAMFSRWLSKRPL; encoded by the exons ATGGCAAAGCTTAGTTCAAGTTGCAGCACTGGTTATGTTTTGGCTCATTACAGGATTCCACTTCCCCTTCTTCTCTTATCACAATTCTTCTTTCAACTTTCATGGTGTGGCTCCACAGTTAAGTTCCTTCCTGGATTCGAGGGACCTCTTCCTTTTGTTCTTGAAACCGG ATATGTGGGAGTGGGTGAATCAGAGGATGTGCAGGCATTCTACTACTTCATTGAGTCAGAGAACAGTCCAAAGGACGATCCTCTCATGCTTTGGCTCACTGGTGGCCCTGGTTGTTCAGCCCTCTCTGGTCTTGTCTTTGAAATAG GTCCACTTGGTTTTAAACATGAAGAGTATAATGGAAGCCTCCCAAATTTGTTCTTGAGGCCACACTCATGGACAAAG GTTAGTAGCATTATATTTGTAGACTTGCCTGTTTCTACAGGCTTCACTTATGCCACCACAAAATCGGCTACTCAACGAAGTGATTCCACACTAGTTCTCCAAGTCCATCAATTTCTTAGGAAG tggttGATTGATCATCCAAATTTTTTGACAAATGAAGTTTACATTGGTGGCGATTCATATTCTGGAATTCCTGTTCCAGCAGTGGTTCAAGAAATTTCCCGAG GAAATCAGAAAGGCGTTCAACCATGGATAAATCTCCAG GGTTACCTGCTAGGGAATGCACTAACAACTCGAAGAGAAGAGAACTATCAAATTCCCTTTTCTCACGGAATGGCACTTATATCTGATGAACTATACGAG TCACTGCAAAAACATTGTAAAGAAGAGTACATAAATGTAGACACCAGAAATGCATTATGTTCCAGAGATATGGCGTCATTTGACGCG GCTATATCAGGAATTTCAGACACGTATATTTTGGAGCCAAAGTGCGAATGGCTTGATACGGACACATCTCAGAGGATAtcactaattaagaaatatccCGCCAACAAGCTCTCAGATACTCATCTCAATTTGCCACCCTTAAGCTGTGGA ACTTATGTATACTTCCTCTGCGGTTTTTGGGCCAATGATGACAATGTTCGCAGTGCACTGCATATCCGCAAG GGAAGTATAGGAAAATGGCGTCGGTGTACCTTGGATATACCTCACGATATGGATATTCCAGAAAGCTATGGGTATCATGTAAACCTTAGTAGAAAAGGTTATCGTTCACTGATATACAG TGGCGACCATGACATGAAAATAGCTTTCTTGGCAACTCAGGCATGGATAAGATCTTTGAACTACTCCATCGTAGATGATTGGAGGCAATGGTATACAGATGGCCAAGTTGCAGG ATACACAAGAACTTACTCCAATCGTATGACATTTGCAACTGTGAAG GGTGGAAGCCACATAGCTCCAGAGTCCAATCCTAAAGAATGCTTTGCTATGTTCAGTAGATGGTTATCTAAGAGGCCTTTGTAG
- the LOC114186571 gene encoding ABC transporter B family member 9-like isoform X1: MIGGNGIQMAKLQNYLFGIAGGKLIERIRSMAFNKVVHQEISWFDHPSNSCGAVSARLATDASTARSLVGDNLSLIVQNIARITTGLAIAFTANWILAFVILAVSPLLLLQGYLQTKFVERFSADAKVNYEEASQVANDAIGSIRTVASFCAEPKVVDMYNKKCSGPEKQGVRLGLYSGVGLGFSFLALYCTNAFCFYVGSLLVQDGKATFEEVFKVFFALTVTAVGVSQSSALAPDTNKAKDSATSIIKILETKSAIDSSSDEGKTLDLIKGDIELQQVSFCYPTRPDIQIFKDLCLSMPAAKTVALVGESGSGKSTVISLIERFYNPDSGRVLLDGVDIKNLRLSWLRQQMGLLGEEPILFNESIRANIAYSKEGGATEEEIVAAAEAANAHKFICSLPHSYDTPVGGRGTQLSRGQKQRIAIARAILKDPKILLLDGATSALDAESECVVQEALDKVSVNRTTVVVAHRLPTIKGADIIAVVKNGVIAEKGNHEALMKIDGVYASLVSLHISQS, encoded by the exons ATGATTGGAGGCAATGGCATACAAATGGCCAAGTTGCAAAACTACTTATTCGGGATAGCAGGTGGGAAACTTATAGAGCGAATTCGTTCAATGGCATTTAATAAGGTTGTGCACCAAGAAATCAGTTGGTTCGATCATCCTTCAAATTCATG TGGTGCAGTTAGTGCAAGGCTAGCTACTGATGCTTCAACAGCGAGAAGTCTCGTCGGTGACAACTTATCCCTCATTGTGCAAAACATAGCAAGAATCACAACTGGTTTAGCTATAGCATTCACTGCTAATTGGATTCTGGCTTTTGTTATTCTGGCTGTGTCACCCTTGTTGCTTCTACAAGGATACCTTCAGACCAAGTTCGTAGAACGATTCAGTGCAGATGCAAAG GTGAATTATGAAGAGGCAAGTCAGGTGGCAAATGATGCTATTGGTAGCATTAGAACTGTTGCATCATTCTGTGCTGAGCCAAAGGTGGTGGATATGTACAATAAGAAATGTTCAGGGCCAGAAAAACAAGGTGTTCGTTTGGGGCTTTATAGTGGTGTAGGACTAGGCTTCTCTTTTCTTGCTCTATACTGCACAAATGCTTTCTGTTTCTATGTAGGATCGCTTCTTGTGCAAGACGGTAAAGCAACCTTTGAAGAAGTTTTCAAG GTTTTCTTTGCCTTAACAGTTACAGCAGTTGGTGTTTCCCAGAGTAGTGCCTTGGCTCCAGATACTAACAAAGCCAAAGATTCTGCAACTTCAATAATCAAAATTCTTGAGACCAAATCAGCGATTGACTCCAGCAGTGATGAGGGCAAAACACTAGACCTCATAAAAGGTGATATTGAACTACAACAAGTCAGCTTTTGTTACCCAACAAGGCCTGACATTCAAATCTTCAAGGATTTGTGTCTAAGCATGCCAGCTGCAAAG ACCGTTGCCTTGGTTGGGGAAAGTGGGAGTGGAAAATCAACAGTGATCAGCCTCATAGAGAGATTTTACAACCCTGATTCTGGACGTGTACTACTTGATGGAGTGGATATAAAAAACTTGAGACTGAGTTGGTTGAGgcaacaaatgggtttgcttgGTGAAGAGCCTATTCTTTTCAATGAAAGTATTCGTGCCAACATAGCTTATAGTAAAGAGGGAGGTGCGACAGAGGAAGAGATAGTTGCAGCAGCAGAAGCAGCAAATGCACACAAGTTCATATGCTCTCTTCCACATAGTTATGACACCCCTGTGGGAGGACGAGGGACACAACTGTCAAGAGGACAAAAACAGCGCATAGCCATTGCAAGAGCCATTCTGAAAGACCCCAAAATCCTTTTGCTGGATGGGGCAACCAGTGCACTTGATGCAGAATCTGAGTGTGTGGTTCAAGAGGCTCTTGATAAAGTCAGTGTTAATAGAACTACCGTTGTGGTAGCTCACCGTCTTCCAACAATTAAAGGTGCTGACATTATAGCAGTCGTCAAAAATGGGGTCATTGCTGAGAAGGGGAACCATGAAGCGTTGATGAAGATCGATGGAGTTTATGCTTCATTGGTATCTCTCCATATTAGTCAATCATAG
- the LOC114186571 gene encoding ABC transporter B family member 9-like isoform X2 has product MSSGAVSARLATDASTARSLVGDNLSLIVQNIARITTGLAIAFTANWILAFVILAVSPLLLLQGYLQTKFVERFSADAKVNYEEASQVANDAIGSIRTVASFCAEPKVVDMYNKKCSGPEKQGVRLGLYSGVGLGFSFLALYCTNAFCFYVGSLLVQDGKATFEEVFKVFFALTVTAVGVSQSSALAPDTNKAKDSATSIIKILETKSAIDSSSDEGKTLDLIKGDIELQQVSFCYPTRPDIQIFKDLCLSMPAAKTVALVGESGSGKSTVISLIERFYNPDSGRVLLDGVDIKNLRLSWLRQQMGLLGEEPILFNESIRANIAYSKEGGATEEEIVAAAEAANAHKFICSLPHSYDTPVGGRGTQLSRGQKQRIAIARAILKDPKILLLDGATSALDAESECVVQEALDKVSVNRTTVVVAHRLPTIKGADIIAVVKNGVIAEKGNHEALMKIDGVYASLVSLHISQS; this is encoded by the exons ATGTCGAG TGGTGCAGTTAGTGCAAGGCTAGCTACTGATGCTTCAACAGCGAGAAGTCTCGTCGGTGACAACTTATCCCTCATTGTGCAAAACATAGCAAGAATCACAACTGGTTTAGCTATAGCATTCACTGCTAATTGGATTCTGGCTTTTGTTATTCTGGCTGTGTCACCCTTGTTGCTTCTACAAGGATACCTTCAGACCAAGTTCGTAGAACGATTCAGTGCAGATGCAAAG GTGAATTATGAAGAGGCAAGTCAGGTGGCAAATGATGCTATTGGTAGCATTAGAACTGTTGCATCATTCTGTGCTGAGCCAAAGGTGGTGGATATGTACAATAAGAAATGTTCAGGGCCAGAAAAACAAGGTGTTCGTTTGGGGCTTTATAGTGGTGTAGGACTAGGCTTCTCTTTTCTTGCTCTATACTGCACAAATGCTTTCTGTTTCTATGTAGGATCGCTTCTTGTGCAAGACGGTAAAGCAACCTTTGAAGAAGTTTTCAAG GTTTTCTTTGCCTTAACAGTTACAGCAGTTGGTGTTTCCCAGAGTAGTGCCTTGGCTCCAGATACTAACAAAGCCAAAGATTCTGCAACTTCAATAATCAAAATTCTTGAGACCAAATCAGCGATTGACTCCAGCAGTGATGAGGGCAAAACACTAGACCTCATAAAAGGTGATATTGAACTACAACAAGTCAGCTTTTGTTACCCAACAAGGCCTGACATTCAAATCTTCAAGGATTTGTGTCTAAGCATGCCAGCTGCAAAG ACCGTTGCCTTGGTTGGGGAAAGTGGGAGTGGAAAATCAACAGTGATCAGCCTCATAGAGAGATTTTACAACCCTGATTCTGGACGTGTACTACTTGATGGAGTGGATATAAAAAACTTGAGACTGAGTTGGTTGAGgcaacaaatgggtttgcttgGTGAAGAGCCTATTCTTTTCAATGAAAGTATTCGTGCCAACATAGCTTATAGTAAAGAGGGAGGTGCGACAGAGGAAGAGATAGTTGCAGCAGCAGAAGCAGCAAATGCACACAAGTTCATATGCTCTCTTCCACATAGTTATGACACCCCTGTGGGAGGACGAGGGACACAACTGTCAAGAGGACAAAAACAGCGCATAGCCATTGCAAGAGCCATTCTGAAAGACCCCAAAATCCTTTTGCTGGATGGGGCAACCAGTGCACTTGATGCAGAATCTGAGTGTGTGGTTCAAGAGGCTCTTGATAAAGTCAGTGTTAATAGAACTACCGTTGTGGTAGCTCACCGTCTTCCAACAATTAAAGGTGCTGACATTATAGCAGTCGTCAAAAATGGGGTCATTGCTGAGAAGGGGAACCATGAAGCGTTGATGAAGATCGATGGAGTTTATGCTTCATTGGTATCTCTCCATATTAGTCAATCATAG